GATAAGGATTGGATTACTCGAGAAGCAATACTTAGACAGTTAGAAATAATTGGAGAAGCGGTAAAAAGAATTCCCAATGAGTTTAAGTTAAAATACTCCGAAGTTTCTTGGAAGGATATTTCCGGTATGAGAGATTACTTGGTACATGAGTATTTTGCAGTCAACTACGAAATGGCTTGGGAAACAGCAATTTCCGATATCCCGAAATTAAAAAAGAAGATAGTCGAGATTGCACTAAAAGAGAATATTAAAATTTCATTAATACCCTAAGGTTTCAAAACATCAAAATCTATAGTTTTTGGTGGGTTTGTGTGGTAGATTCTTGTTTTCCAAACTCTACTGGCTATATCTATTAATTCCTCGTTTGTTATATTTCCCACTGCAGACAGATACCAGCTGTTGCGGTTCAAATATTTTTTAGCGTATTTTAATATATCGTCTGGCGTAACGGCATTGATACCTTTTATGTAGTCTTCTACAGTCCAACGAGACTTGGCTATTAAATTAGGGTAGGTGTGAAAGTTAGCAAACGCTTCTGATGTTTCCAAGGAAAGTTTTAAAGATTTTACCATTTTGACCTTTGCCATTTTTACTTCTCGCTCATCAATCTTAGATTTGGAAATATTCTGCAACTCTCCGGCAATTATTTTTAAAACCTTCTCGAGACTATTTTTGGCTGTAGAGGTCCTAATAGAAAAAACGCCCGAATCTTCGAAACCCAACGATCCGACATTAAACTCGTAAACCAGCCCCGCTTCTTGCCTAAGCCTAATCGCAAGTCGCGACGCTTTTCCTCTGCCTAAAATTGTCGCCAATACGCGTGATGCTGAAAACAGTTCCCCAAAGAAATTTTGAGCTCTAAAATCTAAAGAGATAGAGA
This is a stretch of genomic DNA from Patescibacteria group bacterium. It encodes these proteins:
- a CDS encoding DUF86 domain-containing protein; this encodes MKTVSVYLKHILEACEKVEMMVQDLDKEDFMDKDWITREAILRQLEIIGEAVKRIPNEFKLKYSEVSWKDISGMRDYLVHEYFAVNYEMAWETAISDIPKLKKKIVEIALKENIKISLIP